GGCGTGCGGCCGGCGCTGGTCGATGCGCTGCTGGCGCTGTTCAATGCGGGGGTCATGCCGCGCATTCCGTGCAAGGGCTCGGTGGGCGCCTCGGGCGACCTCGCGCCGCTTGCGCACATGGCCTGCGTGCTGATCGGCGAGGGCGAGGCGACCACGGCCGACGGCGCGGTGGTCAGCGGCGCCGAGGCCATGTGCCTCGTTGGTCTCGAACCCTTCGTGCTCGGTCCCAAAGAAGGCCTGGCGCTGCTCAACGGCACCCAGGTGTCGACCGCGCTCGCGCTCGCCGGCCTGTTCGGCGCGGAAGACGTGTTCGCTTCGGCCTTGATGTCGGGTGCGCTCTCGCTCGAAGCCATCCAGGGCTCGATCAAGCCTTTCGACGCGCGCATCCATGCCGCGCGCGGCCAGCCGGGGCAGATCGCGGTGGCGGGCGCCGTGCGCACGCTGCTCGAAGGCAGCGAGATCGCGCCCTCGCACGCCGACTGCGGCCGCGTGCAGGATCCGTATTCGGTGCGCTGCATTCCGCAGGTGATGGGCGCCTGCCTCGACAACCTCGCGCATGCCGCGCGCGTGCTGGTGATCGAAGCCAATGCCGCATCGGACAACCCGCTGGTGTTCTGCGACACCGGCGAAGTGATCTCGGGTGGCAACTTCCACGCCGAGCCGGTGGCCTTTGCGGCCGACATCATCGCGCTGGCCGTGAGCGAAGTGGGCGCCATTGCCGAGCGCCGCATCGCGCTCTTGCTCGACACGGGTCTCTCGGGCCTGCCGCCGTTCCTGGTGCGAGACGGCGGCCTGAATTCGGGCTTCATGATCGCGCAGGTCACGGCCGCCGCGCTGGCGTCGGAGAACAAGTCGCTCGCGCATCCCGCGAGCGTCGACAGCCTGCCGACCTCGGCCAACCAGGAAGACCACGTCTCGATGGCCACCTTCGCGGCGCGCCGGCTCGGCGACATGGTCAACAACACGGCGGTCGTCGTCGGCATCGAGGCGATGGCCGCTGCGCAAGGCATCGAACTCAAACGCGGGCTCAAGAGCTCGCCGCTGGTGGAGGCGGAGTTCGCCGCCATCCGCCAGAAGGTCGCCTTCCTCGAACGCGACCGCTACCTCGCGCCCGACATCGAAGCCATGCGCCAGTGGGCGCTGAAGGCCGAGCTGCCGGCCGCGCTACTGAACATCCTGCCCAGTCACTCGTCGTAAGAACCGCTCTACCGATTAGGAGAACCCGCCATGAACGCTCCCGAAAAATTCGCCCTTCAGACGCCCGATGCCACCGACCCGCGCCACGATCCGACGCGCGTGATCCGCGCCCCGCGCGGCAGCACGCTCAACTGCAAGAGCTGGCTCACCGAAGCGCCGTTCCGCATGCTGCAGAACAACCTCGACGCCGAGGTGGCCGAGCGTCCGCAAGACCTCGTGGTGTACGGCGGCATCGGCCGCGCGGCGCGCAACTGGGCCTGCTATGACCAGATCCTCGCGTCGCTGAAGGAGCTGAACGACGACGAGACGCTGCTCATCCAGTCGGGCAAGCCGGTCGGCGTGTTCAAGACGCACGAGAACGCACCGCGCGTTCTGCTTGCCAATTCGAACCTCGTGCCCAAGTGGGCCAATTGGGAGCACTTCAACGAGCTTGACCGCCAGGGCCTCTTCATGTACGGCCAGATGACGGCTGGCAGCTGGATCTACATCGGCAGCCAGGGCATCGTGCAGGGCACCTTCGAGACCTTTGTCGAAGCCGGCCGCCAGCACTACGACAACAGCCTCGCGGGCAAGTGGATCCTCACGGCCGGCCTGGGCGGCATGGGCGGTGCGCAGCCGCTCGCGGCCACGCTCGCGGGCGCGGTGTCGCTCAACATCGAGTGCCAGCAGACCAGCATCGACTTCCGCCTGCGCACGCGCTACGTCGACAAGCAGGCGCGCGACATCGACCATGCGCTCGAACTCATCCAGAAGCATTGCGATGCGAAGGAGGCCGTGTCGATCGCGCTGCTCGGCAATGCGGCCGACATCCTGCCCGAGCTCGTGAAGCGCGCGAAGGCCGGCGGCATCAAGCCCGACCTCGTGACCGACCAGACCTCCGCGCACGACCTCATCAACGGCTACCTGCCTTCGGGCTGGACCGTGCCGCAATGGCAGGCCGCGATGAAGGACGCCTCGCAACACGATGCGCTCAAGAAAGCCGCCGCAAAGTCCTGCGCCGTGCACGTGCAGGCCATGCTCGACTTCCAGGCCATGGGCATTCCCACGGTCGACTACGGCAACAACATCCGCCAGGTCGCGTTCGACGAAGGCGTGCAGAACGCCTTCGACTTCCCGGGCTTCGTGCCGGCGTACATCCGCCCGCTGTTCTGCGAAGGCAAGGGCCCGTTCCGCTGGGTCGCGCTTTCGGGCGACCCGGAAGACATCTACAAGACCGATGCCAAGATCAAGGAGCTGTTCCCCGAGAACACCCACACGCATCGCTGGCTCGACATGGCGCGCGAGCGCATAGAGTTCCAAGGGCTGCCCGCGCGCATCTGCTGGCTTGGCCTCGGCGAGCGCCACATCGCGGGCCTGGCCTTCAACGAGATGGTGAAGAGCGGCGAACTCAAGGCGCCCATCGTCATCGGCCGCGACCACCTCGACACCGGCTCGGTCGCCAGTCCGAATCGCGAAACCGAAAGCATGAAGGACGGCACCGATGCCGTCTCCGACTGGCCGCTGCTCAACGCGCTGCTCAACACCGCCGGCGGCGCCACCTGGGTCAGCCTGCACCACGGCGGCGGCGTCGGCATGGGCTACTCGCAGCACTCGGGCGTGGTGATCGTGTGCGACGGCACCGACGCCGCGGCCAAGCGCATCGAACGCGTGCTCTGGAACGACCCGGCCACCGGCGTGATGCGCCATGCGGATGCGGGCTACGACATTGCCGTGGCCACCGCCAAGAAGCAGGGCCTCAATCTGCCGATGATCAAGAAAGGCTGATGCGATGTCTGCCGCCG
This genomic window from Variovorax paradoxus contains:
- the hutU gene encoding urocanate hydratase; this translates as MNAPEKFALQTPDATDPRHDPTRVIRAPRGSTLNCKSWLTEAPFRMLQNNLDAEVAERPQDLVVYGGIGRAARNWACYDQILASLKELNDDETLLIQSGKPVGVFKTHENAPRVLLANSNLVPKWANWEHFNELDRQGLFMYGQMTAGSWIYIGSQGIVQGTFETFVEAGRQHYDNSLAGKWILTAGLGGMGGAQPLAATLAGAVSLNIECQQTSIDFRLRTRYVDKQARDIDHALELIQKHCDAKEAVSIALLGNAADILPELVKRAKAGGIKPDLVTDQTSAHDLINGYLPSGWTVPQWQAAMKDASQHDALKKAAAKSCAVHVQAMLDFQAMGIPTVDYGNNIRQVAFDEGVQNAFDFPGFVPAYIRPLFCEGKGPFRWVALSGDPEDIYKTDAKIKELFPENTHTHRWLDMARERIEFQGLPARICWLGLGERHIAGLAFNEMVKSGELKAPIVIGRDHLDTGSVASPNRETESMKDGTDAVSDWPLLNALLNTAGGATWVSLHHGGGVGMGYSQHSGVVIVCDGTDAAAKRIERVLWNDPATGVMRHADAGYDIAVATAKKQGLNLPMIKKG
- the hutH gene encoding histidine ammonia-lyase; protein product: MPRSNHTATTLTLTPGKVDLAMLRRIQAGGVRLALDPSVQEGMARAEAAVRHIVDNDQVVYGINTGFGKLASTRIGNDHLAELQRNLVLSHSVGTGEPLAAPVVRMVLATKAVSLARGHSGVRPALVDALLALFNAGVMPRIPCKGSVGASGDLAPLAHMACVLIGEGEATTADGAVVSGAEAMCLVGLEPFVLGPKEGLALLNGTQVSTALALAGLFGAEDVFASALMSGALSLEAIQGSIKPFDARIHAARGQPGQIAVAGAVRTLLEGSEIAPSHADCGRVQDPYSVRCIPQVMGACLDNLAHAARVLVIEANAASDNPLVFCDTGEVISGGNFHAEPVAFAADIIALAVSEVGAIAERRIALLLDTGLSGLPPFLVRDGGLNSGFMIAQVTAAALASENKSLAHPASVDSLPTSANQEDHVSMATFAARRLGDMVNNTAVVVGIEAMAAAQGIELKRGLKSSPLVEAEFAAIRQKVAFLERDRYLAPDIEAMRQWALKAELPAALLNILPSHSS